A window of the Leishmania mexicana MHOM/GT/2001/U1103 complete genome, chromosome 29 genome harbors these coding sequences:
- a CDS encoding 3-hydroxy-3-methylglutaryl-CoA reductase,putative: protein MRRSLLLACSAAKGGSWASMSDAEIMKQVENKKIAFYGLEQALAPDYDRAIAIRREIVKKKMCPSSAATHPLERVPYKNYDWSSVVGQSCENILGYVPVPVGLAGPLLLDGEEVALPMATTEGALVASAHRGARAINLSGGCRTAVLKEGMTRAPVVEVNSFDEAIAVIKFCEERFNVLKEAFESTTRFGKLLSIKCAMAGRQVHMRFSAFTGDAMGMNMITKGCDKALQVLQEHIPSVRVLTLSGNFCTDKKPSALNWVEGRGKSVVAEAVIKRDVVEGVLKCTVDSVVSLNVTKNLRGSALAGSIGGFNAHAANIVAALYIATGQDPAQVVESATCMTTVDKAGDDLVISLTMPSIEVGAVGGGTGLSSQRAMLELMGCAGSNKEDPGANSRQIARVVAGAVVCGELSLLSGLAAGHLLSAHMKLNRKPPTQ, encoded by the coding sequence ATGCGTCGCTCTCTGCTGcttgcctgctccgccgccaaGGGTGGAAGCTGGGCATCCATGTCCGATGCAGAGATCATGAAGCAGGTGGAGAATAAGAAGATTGCATTTTACGGCCTTGAGCAGGCGCTTGCCCCCGACTATgaccgcgccatcgccattCGTCGTGAAATTGTGAAGAAAAAGATGTGTCCATCCTCTGCTGCCACACATCCGCTGGAGAGGGTTCCCTACAAGAACTACGACTGGAGCAGTGTTGTGGGCCAGAGCTGCGAGAACATCCTCGGCTACGTTCCGGTACCGGTAGGGCTGGCTGGTCCGCTGCTGTTggatggagaggaggtggcactgccgatggcgacgacggaGGGTGCGTTGGTCGCGAGTGCGCACCGAGGGGCTCGCGCCATCAACCTGAGCGGTGGATGCCGGACAGCGGTGCTGAAGGAAGGCAtgacgcgcgcgcctgtAGTGGAGGTGAACTCCTTCGACGAGGCCATCGCCGTGATCAAGTTCTGTGAGGAGCGGTTCAACGTTCTGAAGGAGGCCTTCGAGTCGACGACCCGCTTCGGGAAGTTGCTGAGCATCAAGTGTGCCATGGCGGGTCGCCAGGTGCATATGCGGTTCTCTGCCTTTACTGGAGATGCGATGGGCATGAACATGATCACGAAGGGCTGCGacaaggcgctgcaggttCTGCAGGAGCACATTCCTTCTGTGCGAGTGCTGACCTTGTCGGGCAACTTCTGCACTGACAAGAAGCCGTCTGCACTGAACTGGGTGGAAGGACGCGGGAAGTcggtcgtggcggaggcCGTCATCAAGCGAGATGTGGTCGAGGGTGTTCTCAAGTGCACGGTGGACAGTGTTGTGTCGCTGAATGTGACTAAGAACCTGCGCGGTTCTGCGCTTGCCGGTTCCATCGGCGGCTTCAACGCACACGCTGCTAACATCGTGGCCGCGCTCTACATCGCCACTGGTCAGGACCCCGCACAGGTAGTGGAGTCCGCAACCTGCATGACGACGGTTGACAAGGCTGGTGATGATCTCGTGATCAGCCTCACGATGCCGAGCATCGAGGTCGGCGCCGTAGGCGGTGGTACAGGTCTGTCGTCGCAGCGCGCTATGCTGGAGCTGATGGGGTGCGCTGGCTCTAACAAGGAGGACCCAGGTGCCAACTCCCGCCAAATCGCACGCGTCGTTGCTGGCGCAGTCGTTTGCGGGGAGCTGTCACTCTTGTCCGGCCTTGCAGCTGGGCACTTGCTGAGCGCACACATGAAGCTGAACCGCAAGCCCCCGACTCAATAA
- a CDS encoding putative ribosomal protein S26 yields the protein MTTKRRNHGRSKPAHSRGRVKPIHCFNCGRLTPKDKAVGRFVVRRMLDAASARDVAEASPVYGANFPMPKLYMKQRFCIACAIHSRTVRARPVENRKIRYTKKVPFRAAGKK from the coding sequence ATGACGACCAAGCGCCGCAACCACGGACGTTCGAAGCCCGCGCACAGCCGCGGTCGCGTCAAGCCGATCCACTGCTTCAACTGCGGTCGTCTGACTCCGAAGGACAAGGCCGTCGGCCGCTTCGTGGTGCGCCGCATGCTGGATGCCGCTTCCGCCCGCGATGTGGCGGAGGCGTCCCCGGTGTACGGTGCGAACTTCCCGATGCCGAAGCTGTACATGAAGCAGCGCTTCTGCATTGCGTGCGCTATCCACAGCCGCACCGTGCGCGCTCGCCCGGTCGAAAACCGCAAGATACGCTACACGAAGAAGGTGCCGTTCCGCGCTGCCGGTAAGAAATGA
- a CDS encoding putative glutamyl-tRNA synthetase: MRRFRPIHMLVNIHLKALTLSNTYFTAAPQREEHEKLQLSNAEKGKVVTRFPPEASGFLHIGHAKAALINRMLADAYEGKMLFRFDDTNPSKEKEHFEAAIEEDLKTLGVRYDFGPTYSSDYFDLMFEKAEDMIQRGLAYCDKTPREEMQKCRFDGIPTKYRDASVEENMRLWREMKMGTEEGQITCLRAKVSIDDPNKAMRDPVMYRVNMTPHARHGMKQVAYPTYDFCCPLVDSVEGVTHALRTNEYHDRNAQYYWFCDAMGIRKPAIEDFSRLNMEYSVMSKRMLTKLVDTRVVDGWDDPRLPTVRALVRRGMKIEALRQFVAEQGMSKSVNFMEWSKIWYFNAQILDPTSPRYTVVSNTLKVRCTVEGQRHMEAEKKPLHKKDPSMGAKTYYKSDVIFLDAEDVALIKDGDEVTLMDWGNAYVKDIKRPSADALPTEATIVLHPEGDVKKTKFKLTWVPESDKAVILTLNEYDNLLTKKKPDPEESIDDIIAPVSHYSQEVVGEEALSVVKKGDILQLERRGYYIVDDDKAEKKVLISIPDGRDKVNHLSAKAQYLKTLPKKASAADELAAKRAAKAAKKAAQKAAVKSS, translated from the coding sequence ATGAGAAGATTTCGACCGATCCATATGTTAGTGAATATCCACTTGAAGGCTCTAACGCTGAGCAACACCTACTtcacagcagctccgcaaCGTGAGGAACATGAGAAGCTGCAGCTCTCTAATGCTGAGAAGGGTAAGGTGGTGACCCGCTTTCCCCCAGAGGCTAGCGGGTTCCTGCATATCGGCCATGCGAAGGCTGCTCTGATCAACCGCATGCTGGCGGACGCGTATGAGGGAAAGATGCTTTTCCGCTTTGATGACACAAACCCATCGAAGGAAAAGGAGCACTTTGAGGCTGCCATCGAGGAGGATCTCAAGACACTAGGTGTGCGGTACGATTTTGGGCCAACATACTCGTCAGACTACTTTGATCTGATGTtcgagaaggcggaggacaTGATCCAGCGTGGCTTGGCGTACTGTGATAAGACACCGCGGGAGGAGATGCAGAAGTGCCGCTTCGACGGTATTCCGACGAAGTACCGCGATGCGTCTGTGGAGGAGAACATGCGCCTGTGGAGGGAGATGAAGATGGGCACTGAGGAAGGCCAGATCACGTGCCTTCGTGCTAAGGTGTCCATTGACGACCCCAACAAGGCGATGCGGGACCCCGTCATGTACCGCGTGAACATGACTCCGCACGCCCGCCACGGGATGAAGCAGGTGGCGTACCCGACATATGACTTCTGCTGTCCTCTCGTCGACTCGGTTGAGGGTGTAACCCATGCTCTTCGCACAAATGAGTATCACGACCGCAATGCCCAGTACTACTGGTTTTGCGACGCTATGGGGATCCGAAAGCCGGCAATTGAGGACTTCTCGCGGCTCAATATGGAGTACTCGGTAATGTCAAAGCGAATGCTAACAAAGCTGGTGGACACACGCGTGGTGGACGGGTGGGATGACCCGCGGCTCCCGacggtgcgcgcgctggTTCGCCGTGGTATGAAGATTGAGGCGCTTCGCCAGTTTGTGGCGGAGCAAGGCATGTCGAAGAGTGTGAACTTCATGGAGTGGTCGAAGATCTGGTACTTTAATGCACAGATTCTCGACCCCACAAGTCCCCGCTACACGGTGGTGTCGAACACACTGAAGGTCCGCTGCACTGTAGAGGGGCAGAGACACATGGAAGCTGAAAAGAAGCCGCTCCACAAGAAGGACCCCAGCATGGGTGCCAAGACGTACTACAAGTCAGATGTTATCTTTTTGGACGCTGAGGACGTGGCGCTCATCAAAGACGGTGACGAGGTGACGCTGATGGACTGGGGCAACGCGTACGTCAAGGACATAAAGCGTCCGAGCGCTGATGCTCTGCCTACTGAGGCCACGATCGTTCTGCATCCAGAGGGAGATGTCAAGAAGACGAAGTTCAAGCTCACGTGGGTGCCGGAGAGCGATAAGGCTGTGATTTTGACTTTGAACGAGTACGATAATCTGTTGACCAAGAAGAAACCGGACCCGGAGGAGAGCATTGATGACATCATTGCTCCCGTTTCCCACTACTCACAGGAGGTTGTTGGCGAGGAGGCGTTGTCGGTGGTGAAGAAGGGTGACATTCTCCAGCTGGAGCGCCGTGGCTACTAcatcgtcgacgacgacaaggcggagaagaaggtgcTCATCTCAATCCCGGATGGCCGCGACAAAGTAAACCACCTTTCCGCCAAGGCGCAGTACCTGAAGACACTGCCGAAGAAGGCGTCCGCCGCTGACGAGCTGGCGGCCAAGCGTGCAGCCAAGgcagcgaagaaggcggctcagaaggcggcggtgaagagCAGCTAG
- a CDS encoding putative ATP-dependent RNA helicase, translated as MPKKATISFADLGLGTPLPSVLAKSRDERRKEQRVEKKERKERTREAMTEVAAARDIVEQHKRLVEAETAQERKLKEMHKRELQAEHLKARYEREESQRQHTAQLRVTQEKIITELRTARREEEAEMQRVQALLERETAERAKVAPANVHIEIRRTDEVKQQRAGLPVLREEQPIMEAINETRRTCVLVCGETGSGKTTQIPQFLWEAGYGHPEGHTFGREGWILVTEPRRVAAVSMARRVAEELNVSFGKEVCYHVRYDNNLSDKCRLKFATEGIVLKEIQSDFLLRKYSAIVIDEAHERSISCDILIGLLSRIVPLRNDLFEEELRKHHGDVDKTSIKPLKLVIMSATMRVTDFKDNRTLFPIVPPLINIEARRYPVTNHFARRTELKEYVDQAFEKVRQMHKKLPPGGILVFVCTQQEIEDLCGRLRRHYAATKIEYYDNAYSKHRLLTGRSQEETAAASSDNEDDGAATAEEAEEKDEYGLHTADYALDDEDVTGGNSEEIETVHEGRLRRPPQPSSGRGKHTRGEAGARLAGRGHGGRSDEPSAVAAEGLTTFPGDEEQEDEVNGEFNTLHVLPLYALLDFEKQQEVFKPPPKGTRLCVVATNVAETSITIPNIKYVVDAGRAKSKVIDEETKASCFRIEWTSQASAEQRSGRAGRVGPGHCYRLYSTAVYANLMAKHGDPEVLRTPLDSVVLLMKHIGVKNVGGFPFPSPPRESDLKAALQHLSVIGALDAANNYNITELGRQLVAYPVPPRFSRALLEVLQQQQKARFADVQDMVAAIVAVATTTTNVFTGEGNQLKARKLNELVDAPTDPRQGRIRSLLNPGSDLVTYLNAFYAYRSDPWHSCGMFCLVQKSMHEARLLYTQLRSQMRQHSKDQDELVDTLDESEATVHEKGEQKLGSHTSSGCPLPKETELLLRQVFIPGLMDQVARRATVHECHSLGVEYNDKRATKTPYLVLGVNRTIAYIHPTSAVARTFPPPEYVTFGFLQKVRRSDTKDAQAMMMGVTVVMLEWLRAYGFEEGGD; from the coding sequence ATGCCAAAGAAGGCGACGATATCATTCGCGGATCTCGGCCTCGGGACCCCGCTGCCCAGTGTTTTGGCGAAGTCCCGCGACGAGCGACGAAAGGAGCAGCGAGTTGAGAAAAAGGAGAGGAAAgagcgcacacgcgaggCTATGACTGAggtagcggcggcgcgtgaCATTGTGGAGCAGCACAAGCGCCTTGTCGAagcggagacggcgcaggAGCGAAAGCTCAAAGAGATGCATAAGCGTGAGCTGCAAGCGGAGCATCTGAAGGCACGCTATGAGCGCGAGGAAAGCCAGAGGCAACAcaccgcgcagctgcgcgtgacACAGGAGAAGATCATCACCGAGTTGAGAACGGCgcggcgggaggaggaggctgaaATGCAGCGGGTGCAGGCACTGCTAGAGCGTGAGACGGCAGAGAGGGCAAAGGTTGCGCCGGCCAATGTCCACATTGAGATTCGCCGCACGGACGaggtgaagcagcagcgtgctGGTCTGCCTGTTctgcgcgaggagcagcCGATCATGGAGGCCATCAATGAAACGCGCCGCACAtgcgtgttggtgtgtggcgagacgggcagcggcaagaCGACCCAAATTCCGCAGTTTCTGTGGGAGGCAGGATACGGCCACCCAGAGGGCCACACCTtcgggagggagggctgGATACTCGTCACGGAGCCCCGTCGTGTGGCTGCAGTGTCGATGGCGCGACGTGTGGCCGAGGAGCTCAACGTCTCCTTCGGGAAAGAGGTGTGCTACCACGTCCGGTACGATAACAACCTCTCTGACAAGTGCAGGCTGAAGTTTGCGACGGAGGGTATTGTGCTGAAGGAAATCCAGTCCGACTTTCTTCTTCGCAAGTACAGCGCCATTGTGATTGATGAAGCACACGAGCGCAGTATCTCGTGTGACATCCTGATTGGGCTGCTTTCTCGCATTGTGCCGTTGCGCAATGACCTCTTTgaagaggagctgcgcaagcaTCACGGTGACGTGGACAAGACGAGCATCAAACCACTCAAGCTTGTCATCATGTCTGCCACCATGCGTGTTACTGACTTCAAGGATAACCGGACACTTTTTCCCATTGTGCCGCCGCTCATCAACATCGAGGCGCGCCGATACCCTGTCACGAACCACTTTGCCCGACGCACGGAGCTGAAGGAGTACGTGGACCAGGCCTTCGAGAAGGTACGCCAGATGCACAAGAAGCTGCCGCCAGGTGGCATTTtggtgtttgtgtgcacCCAGCAGGAGATCGAGGACCTGTGTGGCCGTCTGCGTCGGCACTACGCGGCAACGAAGATCGAGTACTATGACAACGCCTACTCAAAACACCGTCTTCTGACCGGACGGAGCCAGGAGGAgacggctgcagcgtcgaGCGACAACGaagacgacggcgctgccaccgcagaggaggcggaagaaAAGGACGAGTACGGCCTTCACACGGCAGACTACGCTctcgacgacgaggacgtgACGGGCGGCAACTCGGAGGAGATCGAAACCGTGCATGAGGGACGACTGCGGCGGCCTCCCCAGCCAAGCAGCGGAAGGGGCAAGCACACCCGCGGCGAGGCTGGTGCGCGGCTAGCCGGCAGGGGTCACGGGGGCCGTAGCGACGAGCCcagtgccgtcgccgcagagGGGCTAACGACTTTTCCAGGCgacgaggagcaggaggatgAGGTCAACGGAGAGTTTAACACCCTCCACGTCCTCCCGCTTTACGCGCTTCTCGACTTTGAAAAGCAACAAGAGGTTTTCAAGCCACCGCCTAAAGGCACGCGCCTCTGCGTTGTCGCCACCAACGTGGCCGAGACGTCCATCACAATTCCAAATATCAAGTATGTGGTGGATGCTGGGCGGGCTAAGTCCAAGGTGATCGACGAGGAGACCAAGGCGAGCTGCTTCCGAATCGAGTGGACAAGCCAGGCTTCcgccgagcagcgcagcggccgtgcgGGTCGTGTGGGGCCGGGACACTGCTACCGACTCTACAGCACCGCAGTGTACGCAAACTTGATGGCGAAGCACGGCGACCCAGAAGTGCTTCGCACCCCGCTCGATTCTGTTGTTCTTCTAATGAAGCACATTGGGGTGAAGAATGTCGGTGGCTTTCCATTtccgtcaccgccgcgggAGTCGGACTTGAAGGCtgccctgcagcacctcagTGTCATTGGCGCCCTCGACGCAGCGAACAACTACAACATTACCGAACTGGGCCGGCAGCTGGTTGCGTACCCGGTGCCGCCACGATTTTCGCGGGCTCTTCttgaggtgctgcagcaacagcagaagGCGCGATTCGCTGACGTGCAAGACATGGTTGCTGCCATCGTCGCAGTggccacgacgacgaccaaCGTCTTTACGGGAGAGGGCAATCAGCTCAAGGCGAGGAAGCTCAACGAGCTCGTCGACGCTCCCACAGACCCTCGACAGGGGCGGATTCGCTCCTTGCTGAACCCTGGAAGCGACCTGGTCACTTACCTCAACGCATTCTATGCCTACCGCAGCGACCCGTGGCACAGCTGTGGCATGTTCTGCTTGGTTCAGAAGAGCATGCACGAGGCAAGGCTTCTATACACCCAGCTCCGCAGCCAGATGCGTCAGCACAGCAAGGATCAGGACGAGCTGGTCGACACGCTGGACGAAAGCGAGGCCACTGTACACGAAAAGGGTGAGCAAAAGCTCGGGAGCCATACCAGTAGTGGATGCCCTTTGCCAAAggagacggagctgctgctgcggcaggtcTTCATTCCAGGGCTCATGGACCAAGTTGCGCGTCGCGCGACGGTGCACGAGTGCCACTCACTCGGGGTGGAGTACAACGACAAGCGCGCTACCAAGACACCATATTTGGTGCTAGGTGTAAACCGCACCATCGCCTACATTCACCCCACCAGCGCTGTGGCGCGCACGTTTCCGCCGCCGGAGTATGTGACATTTGGATTTCTCCAGAAAGTGCGCCGCTCCGACACAAAAGATGCACAGGCCATGATGATGGGCGTTACGGTGGTGATGCTAGAGTGGCTGCGCGCCTACGGCttcgaggaggggggcgactag
- a CDS encoding putative serine/threonine phosphatase: MILLWKKSLSLLLSAALIIAAFAVALSAEARRIVAVGDLHGDYEQSVSVLRLTRLIDNRNHWIGEDALLVQLGDILDVGPDDILIVRLLMRLHQEAHAKGGDVIELLGNHELRNFRGDYKAVDKASLAASGGQKGRDVLLSNATDLGRYLRTRKAIFHYGPFLFMHGGFSTATASMITSLSKVEQFNSELTKALMNGTISPLARNGLNLTEDDVDDVANPILVRSVLNVKCNALRKVLDKKFPGIQSVVVGHVPHDPRDFDGWRLCGGRLIDIDFGMSRWKKGDPGHVAALEIEEATWHVQLIETSTASSLVSGTSAPFPDSKAAYYLVSLSALIVVGAVGVLLAAYYLQLRSAAAWEPLLKAGTSHYGTV, from the coding sequence ATGATATTGCTCTGGAAGAAATCGCTGtctctgctgctgtctgCAGCACTCATCATCGCAGCCTTCGCGGTCGCGCTGAGTGCTGAGGCGCGCCGCATTGTCGCCGTTGGGGATCTGCACGGCGACTACGAGCAGAGCGTCTCCGTCTTGCGTCTTACGCGTCTCATCGACAACCGCAATCACTGGATCGGTGAGGATGCGCTTCTGGTTCAACTGGGGGACATTCTTGATGTTGGCCCCGACGATATTCTCATTGTGCGCCTGTTAATGAGGCTGCATCAGGAGGCCCACGCCAAAGGGGGCGATGTGATTGAGTTGTTGGGCAACCACGAGCTGCGCAACTTCCGGGGTGACTACAAGGCGGTGGACAAGGCGAGCCTGGCCGCTAGTGGTGGACAGAAAGGGCGTGACGTGCTTCTGTCCAACGCGACAGACCTTGGCAGATACCTGCGAACTCGCAAGGCGATCTTTCACTACGGCCCGTTTCTCTTCATGCACGGAGGCTTCTCTACGGCGACGGCCAGCATGATCACGAGCCTCAGCAAGGTCGAGCAGTTCAATTCAGAGCTCACCAAGGCGCTCATGAACGGCACCATCTCACCTCTGGCGCGAAACGGACTGAACCTGACTGAGGACGATGTGGACGACGTCGCCAACCCTATTCTCGTGCGCAGCGTCTTGAATGTCAAGTGCAACGCACTGCGAAAGGTGCTCGACAAGAAGTTCCCGGGCATTCAGTCTGTCGTCGTGGGCCACGTTCCACATGACCCACGCGACTTCGATGGCTGGCGGCTCTGCGGGGGTCGGCTTATCGACATCGACTTCGGCATGTCGCGCTGGAAGAAGGGAGACCCAGGGCACGTGGCGGCTCTGGAGATCGAGGAAGCCACGTGGCATGTGCAGCTTATCGAGACGTCCACTGCATCCAGCTTGGTCTCGGGTACGAGCGCACCTTTCCCGGATTCCAAGGCGGCCTATTACCTAGTGAGTCTCTCCGCGCTCATTGTGGTGGGCGCTGTCGGCGTCTTGCTTGCGGCGTACTATTTGCAGTTGCGCTCCGCCGCGGCATGGGAGCCGCTACTTAAAGCGGGCACGAGTCATTACGGCACAGTGTAG